The genomic DNA AAAGCATAAAGAATACAGATACAGCCAAAGAGAAAGGCTATGATGGAGCTAAAAAGATAAACGGGATCAAGCGCCACATAGCCGTAGACAGCCAAGGCTTACCGCATGGGATATATGTTACACGGGCTAGTGAAACAAATAGAGATGGAGCAGTAACTATGCTTAAAGATCACAAAGAGCAATTAGCTAAGGTAAAGAAGGTGCTCGTAGATGGAGGCTATAGTGGAGAAGTGTTTGCCAACCAAGTAAAAGAAGTCCTTCAGGGAGCGGAAGTAGAAGTAGCTAAAAGGAGCGAATTGCATCGATTTAAGGTAATACCTAAGCGATGGATAGTGGAGCGAAGTTTTGGCTGGCTGGAAAAATGCCGACGCCTATGGAAAAACTGTGAGAGAAGATTAACTACAAGCTTACAAATGGTGGTGCTTGCTTTTCTAAGAATATGCCTACAAAGATTATGAACAGACTCTAAGGCATCAAATAATCAAACTAACCCACAACCGCCCAATTCATCTAACAATAATATATCCGTTGATTCTATACAGAAAGCTATAGCTGAGCTAGAAGAGTCAGTAAAAAACAACACAGCAACCCCTCAACTAAAGAATGTTTATGCATTACTGGAATATTTACCGCCTAAAAGATTTAAACAGAATGCAGACGGAAGCTTATCTCGTATCAATGAGGAAAAAAGTGGTAAAGAGTTATATATTAAATTTATTGATACTATACCATTTGCGGAGGCTCTATATGACACAAATACACCAGAATTATTAGAAAATATTGTTGATTGGTTAGTAGAGAAGAAATTGTTAGAAGCTAATGAAATGGATGAACAAGGTAATACTCCGTTAGAGCAACTCATATTAGCTTTTAGTAAAAAACCTTTTAATGCTATAAACCTAAAGCGTATGATAGATGCTTGGATGAAGCAAGGTGCTCAGCTTACCCCTAACAAAGCAAGCAAATTACTAGAGGAATTAGTGAAAAGCTCTACTTTCGATTTAAAAAAGTATACTGATATAGTAGGTTTTCTTACCAAACAAGGTGCTCAATTGCTGCCTGATAAAGCCAGTGAATGGCTAGAAAAATTGATAGAAGCACCTACTTTCTTCTCAGAAACGTATGTTGAAAGAATTAATTTTTTTATAAAACAAGGCGCAACGCTAAAAAACAATACCAAGGTTACTGCTTTACTTCAAGAAGCTGTTAAAAGAGAGGATAAGAAATTATATGCATCTCTTTTAAGGTTAGGAGCAGATCCTAATATAGAAGTAACTCATCCATATATGGGCGAGATGCCCTTTTTACATATGTTGTACGGAGGCTTGGACAAAGTAGAAGAAGAACTCTTCCAAGAATTAATTAAAGACTCTAAAGTAAATATCAATATTACTAATCAAAAAGGACTTACGCTTGCTATGGACATAGCTTACAAGCATAATCCTTTAACTAGGGTTATGGAAAATCTATTACAGCGGAAAGATTTAGATATGGTATTGTTAAATTAAGATAGAAAGCTGATTGTTTAGTTTGGCCACGAGTAAATTAAGTGATTTTTCAATCATATGTACCTGCTTGCTATAACATTTACCTTTGCGCTTAAATCTAGCTAAATAGTGCCTAATTAAGCTATTATATCCTTCCACTGTATATGTTTCTGATTTGCTTTGTCTATGTTTATCTTTTGGAATAAACTGCTGGTAGCTTCTCCAATAATCACTACAATACAGCTTGCCTATATCCTTGACGCGCTCCCATAACTTCACTCCCGTTTGTGTCGAGCGATCTCCACACACATATGGTATAAAACGCTTGCTTATCCTATCAACACCTATCCATATCCAGCAGTAGACTTTTTTGAACCCACATACGTGTGTATTTCATCCATCTCGACTATCTCTACTTGATCTTGGCTTTCTGGTAAACTTACTTGATCTCCACATGCTTTTACCCATTGATAGACTATCCCATAGCTTATGTTGAGTATACGGCCTATAGCTCGAAATCCTAATCCTTCTAAGTATAATTGCAACGCTTTTCGCTTAGTAGATAGAGGTTTAACATCCGATTTGTGACTAACTGTGTAAGGGAAACGGCAACTTTTACACTGGTAGCGCTGTCTACCTCTAACAATTCCATCTTTACAGCTTTGAGCATTATTACATCGAGGACAGTTCATACTTTTCCTCTAACTTAATAATCCTATCTCTTTTTAACAATACCTTAGATATTAATACGATAAAGGTAGGAGATGCTTGCTCAGGAATCAAAAGTTTTACATTATTAGATATAATTATAGATAATTGTTCTGTAATACCTACTGGGCATGATTGGCAAAAGCAGATAATATTAAATGGCAATAAAAAATGGCTAGAAGTATTGAAAAAAATGAGCAGCCATAAAAATTATTTTGTAAATGATAAAAATATCAATCTAGCTACAAATAAAAACAAGCAATTAGAGGAGATTCATGTTCCTGACAAAATAGACACTGATGCAATAGCTGTAGCAAAAGAAATTCTCAATATTTTACAAAAGGGTCCTGGAAAATTTTAATAGGGTAAAAAGGCATATGTTTTGGAAGAAACAAAATAAATAACCCCGCCGCAAGCAGCGGGGTATTCAACTGATAAATTTACGAGTATTTAATTAGTTTTAATAGAGGCTTATTGCTCTTAGAGGCTGTCTAAAAAGGGTAATTTAGATAGGAAAAGCAGACAAAACTTTATAAAATTAGTTAGTGAACTTTAAACTAACAGCTATGCCATACACTAGCGATTTAACAGATAAGGAATGGGAAGTGTTAGAACCATTAGTTACTTACATAGGTCCTTGCCGACCCCGTAAATACACTATAAGAGAAGTATTAGATGCTATTTTCTATTTAGAAAAAACAGGCTGTCAATGGCGCATGCTACCTGCCCATTTTCCACCCTGAAAAAGTGTTTATGACTTGTATTATCGCTGGCGAAGAAATGGTAAATGGGACTTAGTCCATGATACACTTCGAGATCAAGTACGAGAAAAGTTGGGCAAACAAGCCATACCTAGCGCTGCCATTATGGATAGCCGCTCGGTTAAAACAGCACAAAAAGGGGGTCGAGAGGCTATGATGCAGCAAAAAAAGTAAAAGGCCGTAAGCAGCATATTATTGTTGATACGCTGGGGCTTATACTTTGTGTGGTAGTACATTCAGCTCACTTATCAGACTCAAGAGGATGTCATCTTTTGCTTATTCGCCTTTTTAATACATTCCCTTCTATTAAACACATATGGGTAGATGGAGGATACCAGAAAGGATGTATAATGTGGGCTTATGGGG from Candidatus Amoebophilus asiaticus 5a2 includes the following:
- a CDS encoding IS1 family transposase (programmed frameshift); this encodes MNCPRCNNAQSCKDGIVRGRQRYQCKSCRFPYTVSHKSDVKPLSTKRKALQLYLEGLGFRAIGRILNISYGIVYQWVKACGDQVSLPESQDQVEIVEMDEIHTYVGFKKVYCWIWIGVDRISKRFIPYVCGDRSTQTGVKLWERVKDIGKLYCSDYWRSYQQFIPKDKHRQSKSETYTVEGYNSLIRHYLARFKRKGKCYSKQVHMIEKSLNLLVAKLNNQLSILI
- a CDS encoding IS5-like element ISCaa8 family transposase (programmed frameshift); translated protein: MTQEYSTNINREQFEVIRPILEAARKKTKPRQVDLYEVFSGLLYLLKTGCQWRMLPKDFPKWRTVHAYFQIWSEKQENGISFLEEALKNMVARLRKQAGKAAQTSLIIVDAQSIKNTDTAKEKGYDGAKKINGIKRHIAVDSQGLPHGIYVTRASETNRDGAVTMLKDHKEQLAKVKKVLVDGGYSGEVFANQVKEVLQGAEVEVAKRSELHRFKVIPKRWIVERSFGWLEKCRRLWKNCERRLTTSLQMVVLAFLRICLQRL